From a region of the bacterium genome:
- the cpaB gene encoding Flp pilus assembly protein CpaB, with the protein MNRRFIIMLSIALLLSLLAAWVANRWIQGRAVPDTAMSVVVAAVEIPFGVKLEESQVKLIAWPGNSALPQGAYSSKEQVVNKVAMNKFYPDEIITEKRISEYLGGSTLSALITKEYRAISVRVDDVVGVAGFILPGNKIDILSTRMDRTTNKATTRTLLQNIKVLAVDQEASQEKEKPAIVRAVTLELRPDQAEIMVQAMQEGTIQLTLRNPLDSVVEDAVVEVAKVQPKSVEKIRGKKRLLKVIPWA; encoded by the coding sequence ATGAACAGACGATTTATTATTATGCTGAGTATTGCATTACTGCTGTCTTTGCTTGCAGCGTGGGTTGCCAATCGTTGGATACAAGGCAGGGCGGTGCCCGATACGGCGATGTCTGTTGTTGTCGCGGCAGTCGAAATCCCCTTTGGCGTCAAGCTTGAAGAATCCCAGGTTAAGCTGATCGCTTGGCCGGGCAACTCAGCTCTGCCGCAAGGGGCTTATTCATCAAAAGAACAAGTCGTCAACAAAGTTGCGATGAACAAATTTTATCCGGATGAAATTATCACGGAAAAAAGAATTTCGGAGTATTTGGGCGGCAGCACACTTTCCGCATTGATTACCAAGGAGTACCGTGCCATTTCGGTGCGGGTTGATGATGTGGTTGGTGTGGCGGGGTTTATTTTACCTGGAAACAAGATCGATATTCTGTCCACGAGAATGGATCGGACCACCAATAAGGCGACCACACGAACGCTGTTGCAGAATATTAAAGTCTTGGCTGTGGATCAGGAGGCTTCCCAGGAAAAAGAAAAACCGGCCATAGTCAGAGCGGTTACGCTGGAGTTAAGGCCGGATCAGGCTGAGATAATGGTGCAGGCCATGCAGGAAGGAACGATACAGCTGACCTTAAGAAATCCACTGGATAGCGTTGTGGAAGACGCGGTTGTCGAAGTAGCAAAAGTTCAACCGAAGTCGGTTGAGAAAATACGAGGTAAAAAACGACTACTAAAGGTAATTCCATGGGCATAA